A single Arachidicoccus sp. BS20 DNA region contains:
- a CDS encoding deoxyhypusine synthase family protein: MSKGPISQFIEHHYRHFNAAALIDAAKGYEAHLTDGGKMLVSLAGAMSTAELGISLAEMIRQDKIAIISCTGANLEEDVMNLVAHSHYKRVPHYRDLTPQEEWDLLENHYNRVTDTCIPEEEAFRRLQKHLVKVWKDAEAKGERYFPHEFLYKVVLSGDLEQYYEIDPKDSWILAAAEKNIPIIVPGWEDSTTGNIFASYVIKKELQASTVKSGIEYMIYLTEWYRANSGGKGVGFFQIGGGIAGDFPICVVPMMYQDLEWHDVPFWSYFCQISDSTTSYGSYSGAVPNEKITWGKLDIHTPKFIVESDATIVAPLIFAWILGQ; encoded by the coding sequence ATGAGTAAAGGTCCTATTTCACAATTTATCGAACACCATTACAGGCACTTCAACGCCGCTGCATTGATAGACGCAGCCAAAGGCTACGAAGCGCACTTAACCGACGGCGGAAAAATGCTTGTTTCGCTTGCCGGTGCCATGAGTACGGCAGAACTTGGCATTTCTCTCGCCGAAATGATTCGTCAGGATAAAATTGCTATCATCAGTTGTACAGGTGCCAACTTAGAAGAAGACGTGATGAACCTCGTAGCGCATTCACATTACAAGCGCGTACCGCATTACCGCGACTTAACGCCGCAAGAAGAATGGGATTTATTAGAAAACCACTACAACCGCGTAACCGACACTTGCATTCCCGAAGAAGAAGCATTTCGTCGTTTGCAGAAGCATTTGGTCAAAGTATGGAAAGATGCGGAAGCCAAAGGGGAAAGATATTTTCCGCATGAGTTTTTGTACAAAGTTGTATTGAGCGGCGATTTGGAACAATACTATGAAATAGACCCGAAAGACAGTTGGATTTTGGCAGCAGCCGAAAAGAACATTCCGATTATCGTTCCGGGATGGGAAGACAGTACTACCGGAAACATTTTTGCCAGCTATGTAATTAAAAAAGAATTGCAGGCGAGCACCGTGAAAAGCGGTATTGAATACATGATTTATTTAACCGAATGGTACCGTGCAAACAGTGGTGGCAAAGGCGTTGGTTTCTTCCAAATCGGCGGCGGCATTGCAGGCGATTTTCCTATTTGCGTAGTGCCGATGATGTATCAGGATTTGGAATGGCACGATGTTCCTTTCTGGAGCTATTTCTGTCAAATAAGCGACAGTACTACATCTTATGGCTCGTATTCAGGTGCAGTTCCTAATGAAAAAATCACTTGGGGCAAGCTCGATATCCATACGCCTAAATTTATCGTTGAGAGCGATGCAACCATCGTTGCTCCGTTAATTTTTGCGTGGATTTTGGGACAATAA